Proteins found in one Geomonas subterranea genomic segment:
- the tdh gene encoding L-threonine 3-dehydrogenase translates to MQKTMRALVKKYPKPGLWLDEVPVPEVGINDVLIKVHKTAVCGTDLHIWDWNAWAQKTIPVPMVIGHEFVGRVVAMGSNVADLNIGDIVSGEGHIVCGRCRNCLAGRRHLCKDTNGVGVNRTGAFAEYICIPVTNVWHADPSIPMEILSIFDPFGNATHTTLAFPVLGEDVLITGAGPIGIMATAIARHAGARYIVTTDMNQYRLDLARKMGATVALNVKERTLADVRRELGMKEGFDVGLEMSGNGDAFKEMLANMCHGGKIAMLGIPSGDLAIDWNQVIFNMLTIKGIYGREMYETWYLMQSLIKIGLDLTPVITHRMHYTQFEEAFEVMSSGNAGKVILNWVEDGEE, encoded by the coding sequence ATGCAAAAGACCATGCGGGCACTGGTTAAGAAATATCCCAAGCCGGGACTGTGGCTGGACGAGGTACCGGTTCCGGAAGTCGGCATCAACGACGTCCTGATCAAGGTGCACAAGACCGCGGTCTGCGGCACCGATCTGCATATCTGGGACTGGAACGCCTGGGCCCAGAAGACCATCCCGGTACCGATGGTGATCGGGCACGAGTTCGTGGGGCGGGTGGTGGCGATGGGGAGCAATGTCGCGGACCTGAACATCGGGGACATCGTCTCGGGCGAGGGGCACATCGTCTGCGGCAGGTGCCGCAATTGCCTCGCCGGGAGGCGGCACCTGTGCAAGGATACCAACGGCGTGGGTGTCAACCGCACCGGCGCCTTCGCGGAGTACATCTGCATCCCGGTGACCAACGTCTGGCACGCGGATCCCTCCATCCCGATGGAGATCCTGAGCATCTTCGACCCCTTCGGCAATGCGACCCACACCACCCTCGCCTTTCCTGTGCTTGGGGAGGACGTGCTCATCACGGGGGCGGGGCCGATCGGGATCATGGCGACCGCCATCGCCCGGCACGCCGGGGCACGCTACATCGTCACCACGGACATGAACCAGTACCGCCTCGACCTGGCCAGGAAGATGGGGGCGACGGTGGCGCTCAACGTGAAGGAGCGGACGCTCGCCGACGTGCGCCGGGAGCTCGGGATGAAGGAGGGATTCGACGTCGGCCTGGAGATGTCGGGCAACGGGGACGCCTTCAAGGAGATGCTCGCCAACATGTGCCACGGGGGGAAGATCGCCATGCTGGGGATCCCCTCGGGGGATCTCGCCATCGACTGGAACCAGGTGATCTTCAACATGCTGACCATCAAGGGGATCTACGGCCGCGAGATGTACGAAACCTGGTACCTGATGCAGTCGCTCATCAAGATCGGCCTGGACCTCACCCCGGTGATCACGCACCGGATGCACTACACGCAATTCGAGGAGGCGTTCGAGGTGATGAGCAGCGGCAACGCCGGGAAGGTCATCCTCAACTGGGTGGAGGATGGCGAGGAATAA
- the coxB gene encoding cytochrome c oxidase subunit II gives MENQLLTTTQAVDPVFKFLFGACTVLLLGITITMIFFVVRYRRSKNPEPTSQVAGSPLLEVVWTLLPTLLVMGMFYYGWTSYLSLRTVPKNAMQVTAEARMWSWTFIYDNGKSSPKLYVPVGRPVQVNLVSKDVVHGFYVPAFRVKRDVVPGMKNHVWFVAATPGSYDLFCSQYCGTAHSSMISTVEALPPEQFAAWLGQKPAGVGAQGQELLQKYGCLGCHSLDGTPKVGPTFKGLYDSQVKVTRGGKPETVKADEKYLRESIVDPGAAVVEGFPPIMPKSEIPEAELKAIVEFLEGEK, from the coding sequence GTGGAAAATCAGCTATTGACGACGACGCAAGCAGTCGACCCGGTGTTCAAGTTCCTCTTCGGCGCCTGTACGGTGCTCCTTTTGGGGATCACCATCACCATGATCTTCTTCGTGGTGCGCTACCGGCGCTCCAAGAACCCCGAACCGACATCGCAGGTGGCGGGGAGTCCGCTGCTGGAGGTGGTCTGGACCCTGCTCCCGACCCTGCTGGTGATGGGCATGTTCTACTACGGCTGGACCAGCTACCTGTCGCTGCGCACCGTGCCCAAGAACGCCATGCAGGTGACCGCCGAGGCGCGCATGTGGTCGTGGACCTTCATCTACGACAACGGCAAGAGCAGCCCCAAGCTCTACGTCCCGGTCGGCAGGCCCGTGCAGGTGAACCTGGTGTCCAAGGACGTGGTACACGGCTTCTACGTCCCGGCATTCCGGGTTAAGCGCGACGTGGTGCCGGGGATGAAGAACCATGTCTGGTTCGTGGCGGCCACTCCCGGCAGCTATGATCTCTTCTGCTCGCAGTACTGCGGCACCGCGCACTCGTCGATGATCAGCACCGTGGAGGCGCTACCGCCCGAGCAGTTCGCGGCCTGGCTGGGGCAGAAGCCGGCGGGTGTGGGTGCTCAGGGACAGGAATTGTTGCAAAAATACGGTTGCCTGGGATGCCATTCTCTGGACGGGACACCCAAGGTGGGGCCGACCTTCAAGGGGCTCTACGACAGCCAGGTCAAGGTGACCCGGGGCGGCAAGCCCGAGACCGTGAAGGCGGACGAGAAGTACCTGCGTGAATCGATAGTCGACCCGGGTGCCGCAGTCGTGGAGGGGTTCCCGCCCATCATGCCCAAGAGCGAGATCCCGGAGGCGGAGTTAAAGGCGATAGTGGAATTCCTGGAAGGGGAAAAGTGA
- the cmoB gene encoding tRNA 5-methoxyuridine(34)/uridine 5-oxyacetic acid(34) synthase CmoB, whose protein sequence is MNFYDSLYPQLATMGQELWAEQLRATLPERLLLESHGKLAGWQNALQSLPDVRPSQVELRDNVTIGSSADLGNFDRDQLVARLQAFHPWRKGPYNFFGIEIDTEWRSDWKWERVVPHIEPLAGRKVLDVGCGNGYHGWRMRGAGADFVLGIEPFLLSVQQFLVMQRYLRDPRHHVIPIGIEDVPANLACFDSVFSMGVLYHRRSPLDHLLELKGCLRPGGELILETLIVEGDQETVFMPQGRYAKMRNVWFLPSIAAMTLWLQRCGFTQITCVDTNRTSRDEQRSTEWMKFESLADFLDPDDAERTIEGHPAPLRAIFTAKRP, encoded by the coding sequence ATGAACTTCTACGATTCCCTCTATCCCCAACTCGCCACCATGGGGCAGGAGCTTTGGGCAGAGCAGCTGCGAGCGACCCTGCCGGAAAGGCTCCTCCTTGAAAGTCATGGCAAGCTGGCGGGGTGGCAGAACGCCCTGCAGTCGCTGCCGGACGTACGCCCGTCCCAGGTGGAGTTGCGCGACAATGTCACCATCGGCTCCAGCGCCGATCTCGGAAACTTCGACCGCGACCAGCTGGTTGCCCGGCTTCAGGCGTTCCACCCCTGGAGAAAAGGCCCCTACAACTTCTTCGGCATAGAGATCGACACAGAGTGGCGCTCAGACTGGAAGTGGGAGCGCGTCGTGCCGCACATCGAGCCCCTGGCCGGGCGCAAAGTGCTCGATGTCGGCTGCGGCAACGGCTACCACGGCTGGCGCATGCGCGGCGCGGGCGCAGACTTCGTGCTCGGCATCGAACCTTTTTTGCTTTCGGTGCAGCAGTTCCTGGTGATGCAGCGCTACCTTCGCGATCCGCGCCATCATGTCATCCCCATCGGAATCGAGGATGTGCCGGCCAATCTCGCCTGCTTCGACAGTGTCTTTTCCATGGGGGTCCTCTACCACCGTCGCTCCCCCCTCGATCATCTTCTCGAACTCAAGGGATGCCTGCGTCCCGGCGGCGAACTGATTCTTGAGACGCTGATTGTCGAGGGCGATCAGGAGACGGTCTTCATGCCGCAGGGACGTTACGCCAAGATGCGCAATGTCTGGTTCCTCCCCTCCATCGCCGCGATGACCCTGTGGTTACAGCGCTGCGGGTTCACGCAGATAACCTGCGTGGATACCAACCGCACCAGCCGTGACGAGCAGCGCTCGACGGAGTGGATGAAGTTTGAGTCGCTGGCGGATTTTCTTGATCCCGATGACGCGGAGAGGACCATTGAGGGGCACCCGGCACCTTTACGGGCGATCTTCACGGCGAAGAGGCCGTAA
- a CDS encoding protoheme IX farnesyltransferase yields the protein MNATAALGGYLLCRARPDLKALSLFAGVALMACAASAFNQVLERDLDAIMERTNRRPIASGELGVRGGLSIAVGALATGALLLNLIGLSPLCLAIFTLCWYLLLYTPLKRRTPLALLVGAVCGALPPLIGWSAAGGALTDFRIVLLCGILYLWQVPHFWMLQKKHAEDYRRAGVPLFVPGSFRGPAPFLVLWLVAMIAATLMLPVFGLIAGQHAPLWCLAFCLPLLLYPFERWEGAAFAGVNIFPALLTLALYGSP from the coding sequence ATGAACGCGACGGCGGCGCTGGGGGGCTACCTGCTGTGCCGGGCCCGGCCTGATTTGAAGGCGCTTTCACTCTTTGCGGGTGTGGCTTTGATGGCGTGTGCCGCCTCGGCGTTCAACCAGGTGCTGGAGCGCGACCTCGATGCCATCATGGAGCGCACCAACCGGCGTCCCATCGCCTCCGGTGAACTCGGGGTGCGGGGGGGATTGTCGATCGCCGTGGGCGCCCTCGCGACGGGGGCGCTGCTCCTCAACCTGATTGGTTTATCGCCGCTTTGTCTCGCCATCTTCACGCTTTGCTGGTACCTCCTTCTCTACACCCCGCTCAAGCGTCGCACGCCCCTCGCACTCCTGGTGGGCGCCGTCTGCGGCGCGCTTCCCCCTTTGATCGGCTGGAGCGCGGCCGGGGGCGCCCTCACCGATTTCAGGATCGTCCTTTTGTGCGGCATCCTGTACCTGTGGCAGGTGCCTCACTTCTGGATGCTGCAGAAAAAGCATGCAGAGGATTACCGGCGTGCCGGGGTGCCGCTTTTCGTGCCGGGGAGTTTCCGTGGGCCGGCGCCGTTTCTGGTGCTCTGGCTCGTGGCGATGATCGCGGCGACGCTGATGCTCCCGGTCTTCGGCCTGATCGCCGGTCAGCACGCGCCCCTGTGGTGCCTTGCGTTTTGCCTGCCGTTGTTGCTTTATCCATTCGAGCGGTGGGAAGGTGCGGCCTTCGCCGGAGTTAACATCTTTCCGGCGCTGCTCACCCTCGCGCTGTACGGTTCCCCGTGA
- a CDS encoding cytochrome c oxidase subunit 3 family protein, protein MSHLEKDSFGAKLGMWLFLFTEMLLFGGVFILYSVYLTRYPKEFGLGGHQLDLVYGATNTVVLLSSSLLAAMSVTAIKTGAKKLTLGLLSGTVGCAFIFLGIKYLEWSAKFHHGIYPNAPKLIAGPPGESIFFSLYYLTTGLHGIHVIVGAVLMSWTAVMVHKERINVTDNVTLENVTLYWHLVDLVWIFIFPLYYLIL, encoded by the coding sequence ATGAGTCACCTGGAAAAGGACAGTTTCGGAGCCAAGCTCGGCATGTGGTTGTTCCTGTTCACGGAGATGCTCCTTTTCGGCGGCGTCTTCATCCTCTACTCCGTGTACCTCACCCGCTACCCCAAGGAGTTCGGTCTGGGGGGGCACCAGCTGGACCTGGTCTACGGCGCGACCAACACGGTGGTGCTCCTGAGCAGCTCCCTGTTAGCGGCCATGTCGGTTACTGCGATCAAGACCGGCGCCAAGAAACTCACCCTGGGGCTATTGTCCGGAACCGTCGGCTGCGCGTTCATCTTCCTGGGGATCAAGTACCTGGAGTGGAGCGCCAAGTTCCACCACGGCATCTACCCGAATGCTCCGAAGCTGATCGCGGGGCCGCCGGGCGAGTCCATATTCTTCAGCCTCTATTACCTCACCACCGGCCTGCACGGCATCCACGTCATCGTGGGCGCGGTGCTGATGAGCTGGACCGCGGTGATGGTGCACAAGGAGAGGATAAACGTAACCGACAACGTGACCCTGGAAAATGTGACCCTGTACTGGCACCTGGTCGACCTGGTCTGGATCTTCATCTTCCCGCTCTACTACCTGATCCTGTAA
- a CDS encoding glycine C-acetyltransferase has translation MADKFAWITEEMNALEGEGLRTTIRTIGSACGPWMVVDGKKVLNFCTNNYLGLANHPRLKKAAQEAVEQWGVGPAAVRSIAGTLELHRTLEQRLAAFKGVEDALYVQSGFCANQAAIPPMVGKGDVIFTDRLNHASIIDGCRLSSAKILVYEHCDLADCERVITENIGQYRRALLITDGVFSMDGDVAPLDQLFELCERHGIITMVDDAHGEGVLGNGGRGIVDHFHLNGKFDLEIGTLSKAFGVMGGVIAGKKVVIDWIRQKARPFLFSSAVTAADTAACLAAVDLLEESTALVHKLWDNTRYFKDGMRQAGFDIGVSVTPITPVMLGEATVAQEFSRRLFAAEPGIFAMPIGFPTVPQGKARIRVMISAAHTQDDLETGLKTFTRIGRELGVIG, from the coding sequence ATGGCAGACAAATTCGCCTGGATAACGGAAGAGATGAACGCCCTGGAAGGAGAGGGGCTTAGGACCACTATACGCACCATCGGCTCGGCCTGCGGCCCCTGGATGGTGGTGGACGGGAAAAAGGTGCTCAACTTCTGCACCAACAACTACCTGGGCCTCGCCAACCATCCGCGCCTCAAAAAGGCGGCACAGGAGGCGGTGGAACAATGGGGTGTCGGCCCTGCGGCGGTGCGCAGCATCGCCGGGACACTGGAACTGCACCGCACGCTGGAACAGCGGCTGGCCGCGTTCAAGGGGGTGGAGGACGCGCTCTACGTGCAGTCCGGCTTCTGCGCCAACCAGGCCGCCATCCCCCCCATGGTCGGCAAGGGGGACGTCATCTTCACCGACCGCCTGAACCACGCCAGCATCATCGACGGCTGCCGGCTCTCCTCCGCGAAGATCCTGGTCTACGAACATTGCGACCTCGCCGACTGCGAACGGGTGATCACGGAAAACATCGGCCAGTACCGGCGGGCGCTCCTCATCACCGACGGGGTCTTCTCCATGGACGGGGACGTGGCGCCCCTGGACCAGCTCTTCGAACTCTGCGAACGCCACGGCATCATCACCATGGTGGACGACGCACACGGCGAGGGGGTCCTCGGCAACGGCGGGCGCGGCATCGTGGATCATTTCCACCTCAACGGCAAGTTCGACCTGGAGATCGGCACGCTCTCCAAGGCCTTCGGGGTCATGGGCGGGGTGATCGCGGGGAAAAAGGTGGTCATCGACTGGATCCGCCAGAAGGCGCGTCCCTTCCTCTTCTCCAGCGCGGTGACCGCTGCGGATACCGCGGCTTGCCTCGCCGCGGTGGACCTCCTGGAGGAGAGCACCGCGCTGGTGCACAAGCTCTGGGACAACACGCGCTACTTCAAGGACGGGATGCGGCAGGCGGGCTTCGACATCGGGGTGAGCGTCACTCCCATCACACCGGTGATGCTGGGAGAGGCGACCGTGGCGCAGGAATTCTCACGCCGCCTCTTTGCCGCGGAACCGGGCATCTTCGCCATGCCCATCGGCTTTCCCACCGTGCCGCAGGGCAAAGCACGCATCCGCGTGATGATCAGCGCAGCTCACACCCAGGATGATTTGGAAACCGGCCTGAAGACCTTCACCCGCATCGGCCGTGAACTCGGTGTTATCGGCTGA
- a CDS encoding type II toxin-antitoxin system HicB family antitoxin, which produces MLSYAARIKKEADGYVVTFPDFENVMTYGLTMEEALLNAEEALNGCLESDFERNFKIPEPCHITGKNVHQIPVAPHVAVAIMLRTLRAERSQMEIAKQLNIAYQVYQRLENPRKANPTIKTLEKIAKVFGRRVELGFI; this is translated from the coding sequence ATGCTTTCGTACGCTGCGCGCATAAAAAAGGAAGCGGACGGTTATGTGGTTACCTTCCCCGATTTCGAAAATGTGATGACCTATGGTCTGACCATGGAGGAAGCCCTCCTCAACGCCGAGGAAGCGCTGAACGGTTGCCTGGAGTCGGATTTCGAGCGGAATTTCAAAATACCGGAGCCTTGTCATATAACCGGGAAGAACGTGCACCAGATCCCGGTGGCGCCGCACGTCGCCGTCGCAATCATGCTCCGGACGCTGCGCGCCGAGCGCTCCCAGATGGAAATCGCAAAGCAGTTGAACATCGCCTACCAGGTTTACCAGCGCTTGGAGAACCCCCGCAAGGCCAACCCCACCATCAAAACATTGGAGAAGATAGCCAAGGTCTTTGGCAGACGTGTAGAGCTCGGTTTCATTTAA
- a CDS encoding TonB-dependent receptor, with amino-acid sequence MKKALTAMMLLAFAGPAHAVELAGVEIHGFASQGYIKTSPDNNFPVSNSGEGSFNFNDFAVNFVKEVNPDLRVGLQLLAMDRGSYGKDKITLDWAFGDYRLTDWLGFRAGKIKIPLGLYNESRDNDAARTFIFLPQNEYYDYERDSVNAITGASVYGSIPAGSAGTVNYQFQIGTTPIPLDGASARNYSAYISTVDAPLTTTDVNSDTAFVHHLEWRTPVGVRATFSGLHTSFDGTATGIYTDPATSATTPVTAKWKFDSWHRYILGIEYIWNDLTLATEYQLDDYTVSADYQNPALENFTSKQASDGWYVSAAYRFTDWFELGGYYTEIYADRHHRNGSTFEDLGVGAPWQTWQKEKVLTLRFDPVRNLVLKVEGHLIDGTWNMSEYTEASKRNWYLVATKATVFF; translated from the coding sequence ATGAAGAAAGCATTGACTGCGATGATGCTGCTCGCCTTTGCCGGACCGGCCCACGCCGTGGAGTTGGCCGGTGTCGAGATCCACGGTTTTGCCTCGCAGGGGTACATAAAGACCTCCCCCGACAACAACTTCCCGGTCTCCAACAGCGGCGAGGGTTCTTTCAACTTCAATGACTTCGCCGTGAACTTCGTCAAGGAGGTCAACCCCGACCTGCGCGTCGGCCTGCAGCTGCTGGCCATGGACCGGGGGAGCTACGGCAAGGACAAGATCACCCTCGACTGGGCCTTCGGCGACTACCGCCTCACCGACTGGCTCGGCTTCCGGGCGGGGAAGATAAAGATCCCCCTGGGGCTGTACAACGAGTCGCGCGACAACGACGCAGCGCGCACCTTCATCTTCCTCCCCCAGAACGAGTACTACGACTACGAGCGGGACTCGGTGAACGCCATAACCGGCGCGAGCGTCTACGGCTCGATCCCGGCCGGCTCGGCCGGCACGGTGAACTACCAGTTCCAGATCGGTACCACGCCGATCCCCCTGGACGGCGCCTCCGCCAGGAACTACTCGGCCTACATCTCCACGGTCGACGCGCCTCTCACCACCACCGATGTCAACTCCGACACCGCCTTCGTGCACCACCTGGAATGGAGAACTCCGGTGGGGGTGCGGGCGACCTTCAGCGGGCTGCATACCTCCTTCGACGGCACCGCCACCGGCATCTACACCGATCCGGCCACCTCCGCCACCACCCCGGTCACCGCCAAGTGGAAGTTCGATTCCTGGCACCGCTACATTTTGGGGATCGAGTATATCTGGAACGACCTGACGCTCGCCACCGAGTACCAGTTGGACGACTACACCGTGTCGGCCGATTACCAGAACCCGGCCCTGGAGAACTTCACCTCCAAGCAGGCTTCGGACGGCTGGTACGTGAGCGCCGCCTACCGTTTCACGGACTGGTTCGAATTGGGGGGATACTACACGGAGATCTACGCTGACCGGCATCACCGCAACGGATCGACCTTCGAGGATCTGGGCGTGGGGGCTCCCTGGCAGACCTGGCAGAAGGAAAAGGTCCTGACGCTTCGCTTCGACCCGGTGCGCAACCTGGTGCTCAAGGTGGAGGGACACCTGATCGACGGGACCTGGAACATGTCGGAATACACAGAGGCTTCCAAGCGGAACTGGTACCTGGTGGCCACCAAGGCGACGGTATTTTTCTAG
- a CDS encoding cytochrome C oxidase subunit IV family protein: MTEEHAEHILSYGKLTTVWVALLVLTAATIMVTRIELGVWKVWAALAIASVKSGLVIAFFMHMKYEPRLFRIILFVALFTLAGFIGGTFFDVLYR; the protein is encoded by the coding sequence ATGACAGAGGAACACGCGGAACACATCCTGAGTTACGGAAAACTGACCACCGTCTGGGTGGCGCTCCTGGTCCTGACCGCCGCCACCATTATGGTGACCCGGATCGAGCTGGGGGTCTGGAAGGTTTGGGCGGCGCTTGCCATCGCCAGCGTCAAGTCCGGTCTGGTCATCGCCTTCTTCATGCACATGAAGTACGAGCCGCGGCTGTTCAGGATCATCCTGTTCGTGGCGCTCTTCACCCTGGCGGGCTTCATCGGGGGAACCTTCTTCGACGTACTCTACCGTTAA
- the cmoA gene encoding carboxy-S-adenosyl-L-methionine synthase CmoA, whose protein sequence is MTKTKDAIYAAPLQEMIDFKFDERVVAVFPDMIQRSVPGYGMIISNIGILAGKYAQPGSHCYDLGCSLGAATLAMRQRINQPDCDIIAVDNSPAMIERGRELLARDSGPTVPVTMVCADLQDVAIGNASVVVLNFTLQFIPPAQRLALIERIHAGLNPGGILILSEKIAFDEPERQQFHVELHHDFKRANGYSDLEISQKRSALENVMIPETLACHHERLKAAGFSSSEVWFQCFNFASLVATK, encoded by the coding sequence GTGACAAAGACGAAGGATGCTATCTACGCGGCCCCGCTGCAGGAAATGATCGATTTCAAGTTTGATGAACGTGTCGTCGCAGTCTTTCCCGACATGATCCAACGCTCGGTTCCGGGCTACGGCATGATCATCTCCAACATCGGCATCCTCGCCGGGAAATACGCGCAGCCCGGCAGCCACTGCTACGACCTCGGCTGTTCCCTCGGAGCGGCCACCCTCGCCATGCGCCAGCGGATCAACCAGCCGGACTGCGACATCATCGCCGTCGACAACTCCCCCGCCATGATCGAGCGGGGGCGTGAGCTCCTGGCGCGGGATAGCGGCCCTACCGTCCCGGTGACCATGGTCTGCGCCGATCTCCAGGATGTCGCCATCGGGAACGCCTCGGTGGTGGTCCTCAACTTCACGTTGCAGTTCATCCCCCCGGCGCAGCGTCTGGCACTGATTGAGCGGATCCACGCCGGGCTCAATCCCGGCGGCATCCTTATCCTCTCCGAGAAGATCGCCTTCGACGAGCCGGAAAGGCAGCAATTCCACGTCGAATTGCACCACGACTTCAAACGGGCCAACGGCTATAGCGACCTCGAGATCAGCCAGAAGCGCTCCGCGCTGGAGAACGTGATGATCCCGGAGACCCTCGCCTGCCACCACGAGCGGCTGAAAGCGGCGGGATTCTCCTCCTCTGAAGTCTGGTTCCAGTGCTTCAACTTCGCCTCCCTGGTCGCGACGAAATGA
- a CDS encoding OmpA family protein produces MRRERELRGALLLAALVSVGAMSGCAHYEVNNGRGNIPGYYIVADVQEADKAVEAARAEGKDKLCPAEFAQAEAAKNNAYDVLRACHTEEAIALAKDATAKAKALCPAKAPEPPKPAPKPVEPPPPVPPTDQLTITPASVMKGEQVTLNWNSSNATDCVIEPGIGPVQPAGSMVITPQDSANYTLTCNGAGGSAKSVAKVDVSVPAPKPVPVVVVPPPEPAKLCKPAVINVKFDTNKSDIKAEYHDELKALADFLKEFPNAKGTIEGHTDSVGDKAANMKLSQRRADSVRNYLVKNFGIAPDRIKAVGYGPTKPVAPNKTAAGKQQNRRIESNFSCD; encoded by the coding sequence ATGAGAAGAGAAAGAGAGTTGAGGGGGGCTTTACTGCTGGCGGCTTTGGTGTCGGTGGGGGCCATGTCGGGCTGCGCGCATTACGAGGTCAACAACGGGCGTGGCAACATCCCCGGCTACTACATCGTCGCCGACGTGCAGGAGGCGGACAAAGCGGTGGAGGCCGCGCGTGCAGAGGGGAAGGATAAGCTCTGTCCGGCCGAGTTTGCGCAGGCCGAAGCCGCCAAGAACAACGCCTATGATGTCTTGAGGGCCTGCCATACCGAGGAGGCGATCGCGCTCGCCAAGGATGCCACCGCCAAGGCCAAGGCTCTTTGCCCGGCCAAGGCACCCGAACCGCCCAAGCCCGCGCCCAAGCCGGTTGAGCCGCCGCCTCCCGTTCCCCCTACCGACCAGCTGACGATAACTCCGGCCTCGGTCATGAAAGGGGAGCAGGTAACCCTTAACTGGAACTCCAGCAATGCGACCGACTGCGTCATCGAACCGGGGATTGGACCGGTGCAGCCTGCCGGCTCCATGGTAATCACCCCGCAGGACAGCGCCAACTACACCCTGACCTGCAACGGTGCAGGGGGAAGCGCGAAGAGCGTGGCGAAAGTCGACGTGTCGGTCCCGGCTCCCAAGCCCGTGCCGGTCGTGGTGGTCCCGCCGCCCGAGCCGGCCAAGCTGTGCAAGCCGGCCGTTATCAACGTGAAGTTCGACACCAACAAATCCGACATCAAGGCTGAGTACCATGACGAGCTGAAGGCGCTGGCGGACTTCCTGAAAGAGTTCCCCAACGCCAAGGGGACCATCGAAGGTCACACCGACAGCGTCGGCGACAAGGCCGCCAACATGAAGCTCTCGCAGCGTCGCGCCGACAGCGTGCGCAACTACCTGGTCAAGAACTTCGGCATCGCCCCGGACCGCATCAAGGCGGTAGGGTACGGGCCGACCAAGCCGGTGGCGCCCAACAAGACCGCGGCAGGCAAGCAGCAGAACCGTCGCATCGAGTCCAATTTCAGCTGCGATTAG
- a CDS encoding substrate-binding domain-containing protein, producing MKRSFSLYMLVIAIYFTAGCAMSQKDLVKQTSAPEVIRIGGGDAALTEVITPVKETFEEENPSLRLVAIQSKPGTELADLDSGALDAVVSTLDLEAFLKRAAENETPMDGEAFREVPVGTNETVVFLNHGVKIKKLTKKQLKAIFAGKITNWRKFGGPNRRIVVVWSPAADGENDAFVRKVMEGEEVVSTFLPVANVEEMRAKVLETPGAIGIGPSVLVSRGVRVPGSLTVASSVVLITKGEPSPKVRKLLDLIKDVAFLR from the coding sequence ATGAAACGGTCCTTTTCACTATACATGCTGGTTATCGCTATCTACTTCACCGCAGGGTGTGCAATGTCGCAGAAAGACCTGGTAAAGCAGACTTCGGCACCTGAGGTGATCAGGATCGGCGGTGGCGACGCTGCGCTTACTGAGGTCATCACTCCGGTGAAGGAGACTTTCGAGGAGGAAAACCCATCTCTGCGCCTGGTCGCAATACAGAGCAAACCCGGAACGGAACTGGCGGACCTTGACAGCGGCGCCCTCGATGCCGTCGTCTCTACCCTCGACCTGGAGGCCTTCCTCAAGCGGGCCGCGGAAAACGAAACGCCAATGGACGGAGAGGCTTTCCGGGAGGTTCCCGTCGGGACTAACGAGACCGTGGTGTTCCTCAACCACGGCGTAAAAATCAAGAAGCTGACCAAAAAGCAGTTGAAGGCCATCTTCGCGGGCAAGATTACCAACTGGAGGAAGTTCGGCGGCCCTAACCGGCGCATCGTCGTGGTCTGGTCCCCGGCCGCTGATGGGGAAAACGATGCCTTCGTCAGAAAGGTGATGGAGGGTGAGGAGGTCGTATCCACCTTTCTCCCGGTCGCGAACGTCGAGGAAATGCGGGCGAAAGTGCTGGAAACGCCCGGCGCCATCGGCATCGGTCCCAGCGTTCTCGTATCCCGCGGCGTGCGGGTCCCCGGGAGCCTGACGGTCGCTTCGTCGGTAGTGCTGATAACCAAGGGAGAGCCGTCGCCGAAGGTGCGGAAACTGCTCGACCTTATCAAGGACGTCGCCTTCCTGCGCTGA
- a CDS encoding type II toxin-antitoxin system HicA family toxin, whose product MLYIIRMTGKQLKKLLLESGWRLDRISGSHHIMIRDGRRSIPVPVHGSVDLPKGLVHAILKQAEIKE is encoded by the coding sequence ATGTTGTATATCATCCGGATGACCGGGAAACAGCTTAAAAAGCTACTACTGGAATCGGGATGGCGGCTGGATCGCATCTCCGGCAGCCACCACATCATGATCAGGGATGGCCGCCGCTCCATTCCGGTCCCTGTCCATGGCAGTGTGGACCTGCCGAAAGGGCTGGTGCATGCAATACTCAAACAAGCGGAAATAAAGGAATAG